The following are encoded together in the Tripterygium wilfordii isolate XIE 37 chromosome 3, ASM1340144v1, whole genome shotgun sequence genome:
- the LOC119995531 gene encoding uncharacterized protein LOC119995531: protein MSSSQSVSVNNSFDHEDSMEEEELPQQVAEGGGGGPSEGLGGEGSSMPTPITLESAGTIQKKRTRKVLNERSDVWNDFTKSPNRETCSCNHCGIIYKCHSSRNGTSTLKQHLTRCTQA from the coding sequence ATGTCGAGCTCTCAATCGGTCTCTGTCAATAACTCATTTGACCATGAAGATtcaatggaagaagaagaactgcCACAGCAAGTGGCAGAAGGTGGGGGTGGTGGTCCTAGTGAAGGACTTGGAGGTGAAGGAAGCTCTATGCCTACACCAATCACCCTAGAAAGTGCGGGGACAATTCAAAAAAAGCGAACAAGAAAAGTATTGAATGAGAGGTCTGATGTGTGGAATGATTTTACTAAGTCCCCAAATCGAGAGACATGTTCTTGCAATCATTGTGGGATTATATACAAGTGCCACTCATCGAGGAATGGAACATCCACACTTAAGCAACACTTGACGCGATGCACGCAAGCCTAG
- the LOC119995262 gene encoding peroxidase 5-like yields MARKLIFISHLNAACVTMLIMLILNMTCEATHPKLSTKFYRKKCPDALTTIRKSVRTAISKERRMAASLIRLHFHDCFVQGCDASILLDEAHSIKSEKTALPNNASVRGYQVIDNAKAAVEKICPGVVSCADIVTVAARDASEYVGGPSWKVKLGRRDSTTASRSLAESGELPSFTASLDQLITLFARKGLDKRDLVALSGSHTIGQAQCFTFRNRIYNKTSDIDAGFANTRKGRCPKNSGSDKLSPLDLVTPNSFDNNYFKNLIQKKGLLHSDQVLFSGGSTDKIVYEYSKNPSLFNTYFASAMIKMGNNDVLTGSSGEIRRICSVVN; encoded by the exons ATGGCTCGCAAATTGATTTTCATCTCTCACCTAAACGCAGCCTGTGTTACCATGTTGATCATGTTAATCTTGAACATGACATGTGAGGCTACACATCCTAAACTTTCTACCAAATTTTATCGCAAAAAATGTCCAGATGCGCTTACTACTATAAGAAAATCCGTCAGAACCGCCATTTCTAAAGAGCGACGTATGGCAGCGTCTCTCATTCGTCTTCATTTCCATGACTGCTTTGTTCAG GGATGTGATGCCTCGATTCTGCTTGATGAAGCCCATTCAATCAAGAGCGAAAAAACTGCACTCCCCAACAATGCTTCGGTTAGAGGCTATCAAGTCATAGACAATGCCAAAGCTGCCGTAGAGAAAATATGTCCCGGAGTTGTATCTTGTGCTGATATTGTCACGGTGGCAGCCAGAGACGCATCTGAATAT gTGGGCGGCCCATCATGGAAGGTAAAGCTGGGACGAAGAGATTCAACGACTGCAAGCAGATCTCTAGCTGAAAGTGGTGAACTTCCTAGTTTTACAGCCAGCCTTGATCAACTCATAACACTCTTTGCACGTAAAGGACTTGATAAAAGAGACTTGGTTGCTTTGTCAG GTTCCCACACAATTGGACAAGCCCAATGCTTTACATTTCGCAATAGAATATACAACAAAACCAGTGACATTGATGCTGGATTCGCAAACACTCGTAAGGGGCGTTGTCCAAAAAACAGCGGCAGCGACAAGCTCTCACCACTTGATTTGGTGACACCCAATTCTTTTGATAACaattacttcaagaatttgataCAAAAGAAGGGTCTTCTTCACTCTGACCAAGTTCTCTTTAGCGGCGGATCCACCGACAAAATTGTGTATGAATACAGCAAGAATCCTTCTCTCTTTAACACCTATTTCGCATCTGCCATGATTAAAATGGGAAACAATGATGTTCTTACTGGTTCATCTGGGGAGATAAGGAGGATATGCAGTGTTgtcaactaa
- the LOC119995302 gene encoding lignin-forming anionic peroxidase-like — protein sequence MTTSAIQHSTNIGAFMLFLFISTTCQAQLSSTFYDNTCPNALTTIRTSIRSAIAKERRMAASLIRLHFHDCFVLGCDASILLDETPSIQSEKTARPNNGSVRGYEVIDNTKAQVEKACPGVVSCADIVTVAARDASEYVGGPSWTVKLGRRDSTTASRTLAEGGDLPAFTDGLEQLITSFRNKGLNARDMVALSGSHTIGQAQCFTFRDRIYNNNASDIDAGFASTRKRGCPASGGSGNLAPLDLVTPNSFDNNYFKNLQQRKGLLHSDQVLFSGGSTDSIVNDYSKNPNTFKSDFASAMIKMGDIGVLTGSAGQIRRSCSAVN from the coding sequence ATGACAACTTCAGCTATTCAACATTCTACTAATATTGGTGCTTTCATGTTGTTTCTCTTTATCAGCACAACATGCCAAGCCCAGCTTTCTTCAACCTTTTATGACAATACATGCCCTAACGCACTCACTACCATACGTACCTCAATTAGATCCGCTATCGCTAAAGAACGTCGAATGGCGGCATCTCTCATTCGCCTCCATTTCCATGATTGCTTCGTTCTTGGATGCGATGCATCCATCTTACTAGACGAGACCCCCTCAATCCAAAGTGAGAAGACTGCCCGTCCTAATAATGGTTCTGTTAGAGGCTATGAAGTCATAGACAATACAAAAGCCCAAGTAGAGAAAGCATGTCCTGGCGTTGTATCTTGTGCAGATATCGTTACAGTGGCCGCCAGAGATGCATCCGAATATGTAGGTGGTCCATCTTGGACAGTGAAACTTGGAAGAAGAGACTCAACCACCGCAAGCAGAACTTTGGCTGAAGGTGGAGACCTTCCTGCTTTCACAGACGGCCTTGAACAACTTATAACATCATTCAGAAACAAAGGCCTTAATGCAAGGGACATGGTTGCATTGTCAGGTTCCCACACAATAGGACAAGCTCAATGCTTCACTTTTCGCGATAGGATATACAACAACAACGCAAGCGACATTGATGCTGGATTTGCGAGCACTCGCAAGCGTGGCTGTCCAGCAAGTGGTGGCAGTGGCAATTTGGCACCATTGGATTTGGTAACGCCCAATTCTTTTGACAACAATTACTTCAAGAATTTACAACAACGGAAGGGACTTCTTCATTCTGATCAAGTTCTCTTCAGTGGTGGATCCACGGACAGCATTGTCAATGATTATAGCAAGAACCCCAACACTTTCAAGTCTGATTTTGCATCTGCCATGATCAAGATGGGAGATATTGGTGTTCTCACTGGTTCTGCTGGTCAGATAAGGAGAAGTTGCAGCGCCGTCaactag
- the LOC119995532 gene encoding zinc finger BED domain-containing protein RICESLEEPER 2-like codes for MIVECEFPFKFIEHPRFKSFYAALCPRYNPPTRPTVRKKVIDKYDDITKNLKKIFQNNGSKKKIINFRSITSHRGEAMGRVIENCLKDWEIKKLFTIIVDNASSNDHLVNYLKRRFASIALGDYVHMRYVAHIINLVVSEGMKETIDSINRVRDAIKFIRASSVRIHKFKECVEMERIKSKSLLCLDVCTRWNLTFLMLEATQKFAHAFERFEELEPHIMSELSVECGMSKQEDWSNVRRLVTFLRYFYELTLKVSGTSYVTSNNFFHDLNILYYVLHEMKGSNDAQMSSMANRMIAKCEKYWGGGGEI; via the exons ATGATAGTTGAATGCGAGTTTCCATTCAAGTTCATTGAGCATCCACGGTTTAAGAGTTTTTATGCGGCATTGTGTCCAAGGTACAATCCTCCTACAAGGCCTACTGTTAGGAAGAAGGTGATTGACAAGTATGATGATATTACCAAAAACTTGAAGAAGATTTTCCAAAACAATGGTTCAAAG AAAAAGATTATCAACTTTAGGTCAATTACTAGCCACAGAGGTGAGGCTATGGGTAGAGTAATAGAGAACTGCTTAAAAGATTGGGAGATCAAGAAGCTTTTCACTATAATAGTCGATAATGCCAGTTCCAATGATCATCTTGTCAACTACTTGAAGAGGAGATTTGCTAGTATCGCACTAGGTGATTATGTGCATATGAGATATGTTGCACACATAATCAACCTAGTCGTTTCAGAAGGCATGAAAGAAACAATTGATTCTATTAATCGAGTTCGTGATGCAATTAAATTTATTCGAGCTTCATCTGTAAGGATTCATAAGTTCAAAGAATGTGTAGAGATGGAAAGAATTAAAAGTAAGAGCTTGTTGTGCTTAGATGTGTGCACTAGATGGAACTTGACTTTCTTGATGTTAGAAGCTACTCAGAAGTTTGCACATGCATTTGAAAGATTTGAGGAGTTAGAGCCACATATTATGAGTGAGCTATCAGTAGAATGTGGAATGTCAAAGCAAGAAGATTGGAGCAATGTCAGAAGATTGGTGACTTTTCTTCGTTACTTTTATGAGCTTACATTGAAGGTATCTGGCACTTCTTATGTTACTTCTAATAATTTCTTTCATGATTTGAATATACTGTATTATGTGTTACATGAGATGAAGGGTTCTAATGATGCTCAAATGAGCTCGATGGCTAATAGGATGATTGCAAAATGCGAAAAatattgggggggggggggagaaatCTGA